The following coding sequences lie in one Oncorhynchus kisutch isolate 150728-3 linkage group LG3, Okis_V2, whole genome shotgun sequence genomic window:
- the LOC109885115 gene encoding CUGBP Elav-like family member 1 isoform X3 codes for MDSIDAEVLYLSTEQHGQPQCELPHTALEVPTMGGAKKMNGTLDHPDQPDIDAIKMFVGQIPRSWAEEQLRELFEPYGAVYEINVLRDRSQNPPQSKGCCFITYYARKSALEAQNALHNMKILPGMHHPVQMKPADSEKNNAVEDRKLFIGMISKKCNENDIRLMFSPYGQIEECRILRGPDGLSRCAFITFTARQMAQSTIKSMHQSQTMEGCSSPIVVKFADTQKDKEQKRIAQQLQQQMQQLNAASMWGNLTGLNSLGPQYLALYLQLLQQSATSGNTLNNLHPMSGMSGLNAMQNLAALAAAASATQATGSSALTTSSSPLSVLTSSGTGTGQQAHSSWDTYKAGSSPTSCNNNSVNPMASLGALQSLAAGAGAGLNMGSLAELLCLGMAALNGGLGSGGMSNGTGSTMEALTQAYSGIQQYAAAALPSLYNQSLLSQQSVSAAGSQKEGPEGANLFIYHLPQEFGDQDLLQMFMPFGNVISAKVFIDKQTNLSKCFGFVSYDNPVSSQAAIQSMNGFQIGMKRLKVQLKRSKNDSKPY; via the exons GGCAAAGAAGATGAATGGGACCCTGGACCACCCAGACCAGCCCGACATCGATGCTATCAAGATGTTCGTTGGCCAGATCCCACGGTCCTGGGCAGAGGAACAGCTGCGGGAGCTTTTTGAGCCTTACGGCGCCGTCTACGAAATCAATGTGTTGCGTGACAGGAGTCAAAACCCCCCACAGAGCAAAG GTTGTTGTTTCATAACATATTACGCTCGCAAATCAGCGTTGGAAGCACAAAATGCCCTTCACAACATGAAAATTCTCCCTGGG ATGCATCACCCCGTTCAGATGAAGCCAGCTGACAGTGAGAAGAATAATG CGGTGGAAGACAGGAAGTTGTTCATAGGGATGATATCGAAAAAGTGTAATGAGAATGACATCAGACTTATGTTCTCGCCGTACGGACAGATCGAGGAATGTAGAATACTACGTGGGCCGGATGGACTGAGCC GTTGTGCGTTTATCACTTTTACAGCAAGACAGATGGCACAGTCAACAATCAAATCCATGCACCAATCACAAACTATGGAG GGCTGTTCGTCTCCCATCGTCGTGAAGTTTGCCGACACGCAGAAGGACAAAGAGCAGAAGCGCATCGCCCAGCAGCTTCAGCAGCAGATGCAGCAGCTCAACGCTGCCTCAATGTGGGGGAACCTGACTGGGCTCAACTCTCTGGGCCCACAGTATCTGGCA CTTTATTTACAGCTCCTCCAGCAGTCTGCCACCTCTGGGAATACCCTCAACAACCTTCACCCCATGTCTGGTATGTCAg GGCTGAATGCCATGCAGAACCTGGCTGCTCTGGCAGCGGCGGCCAGCGCCACACAGGCCACGGGCAGCAGCGCTCTCACCACCTCTAGCAGTCCCCTCAGTGTGCTCACCAGCTCAGGTACGGGTACTGGACAGCAAGCACACTCATCATGGGACACCTACAAGG CAGGATCGTCACCCACCTCCTGTAACAACAACTCAGTGAACCCCATGGCCTCTTTAGGGGCGCTGCAGTCGTTGGCCGCAGGGGCTGGAGCCGGCCTCAACATGGGCTCACTTGCAG AGCTCCTGTGTCTAGGGATGGCAGCCCTGAACGGTGGTCTAGGCAGCGGGGGCATGTCGAACGGAACTGGTAGCACCATGGAAGCCCTTACCCAGGCCTACTCCGGGATCCAGCAGTACGCTGCTGCTGCCCTCCCCAGCCTCTACAACCAGAGCCTGCTCTCCCAACAGAGTGTCAGTGCTGCAGGGAGCCAGAAGGAAG GCCCTGAGGGAGCCAACTTGTTCATATACCACCTCCCCCAGGAGTTTGGAGACCAGGACCTGCTCCAGATGTTCATGCCCTTTGGCAACGTTATTTCTGCTAAGGTGTTCATTGACAAGCAGACCAACCTCAGCAAGTGTTTTG GCTTTGTGAGTTACGACAATCCAGTCTCATCTCAGGCCGCCATTCAGTCGATGAACGGTTTCCAAATTGGTATGAAGCGACTAAAGGTGCAGCTGAAGCGATCCAAAAATGACAGCAAGCCATACTGA
- the LOC109885115 gene encoding CUGBP Elav-like family member 1 isoform X16: MDSIDAEVLYLSTEQHGQPQCELPHTALEVPTMGGAKKMNGTLDHPDQPDIDAIKMFVGQIPRSWAEEQLRELFEPYGAVYEINVLRDRSQNPPQSKGCCFITYYARKSALEAQNALHNMKILPGMHHPVQMKPADSEKNNAVEDRKLFIGMISKKCNENDIRLMFSPYGQIEECRILRGPDGLSRGCAFITFTARQMAQSTIKSMHQSQTMEGCSSPIVVKFADTQKDKEQKRIAQQLQQQMQQLNAASMWGNLTGLNSLGPQYLALLQQSATSGNTLNNLHPMSGLNAMQNLAALAAAASATQATGSSALTTSSSPLSVLTSSAGSSPTSCNNNSVNPMASLGALQSLAAGAGAGLNMGSLAGMAALNGGLGSGGMSNGTGSTMEALTQAYSGIQQYAAAALPSLYNQSLLSQQSVSAAGSQKEGPEGANLFIYHLPQEFGDQDLLQMFMPFGNVISAKVFIDKQTNLSKCFGFVSYDNPVSSQAAIQSMNGFQIGMKRLKVQLKRSKNDSKPY, encoded by the exons GGCAAAGAAGATGAATGGGACCCTGGACCACCCAGACCAGCCCGACATCGATGCTATCAAGATGTTCGTTGGCCAGATCCCACGGTCCTGGGCAGAGGAACAGCTGCGGGAGCTTTTTGAGCCTTACGGCGCCGTCTACGAAATCAATGTGTTGCGTGACAGGAGTCAAAACCCCCCACAGAGCAAAG GTTGTTGTTTCATAACATATTACGCTCGCAAATCAGCGTTGGAAGCACAAAATGCCCTTCACAACATGAAAATTCTCCCTGGG ATGCATCACCCCGTTCAGATGAAGCCAGCTGACAGTGAGAAGAATAATG CGGTGGAAGACAGGAAGTTGTTCATAGGGATGATATCGAAAAAGTGTAATGAGAATGACATCAGACTTATGTTCTCGCCGTACGGACAGATCGAGGAATGTAGAATACTACGTGGGCCGGATGGACTGAGCCGTG GTTGTGCGTTTATCACTTTTACAGCAAGACAGATGGCACAGTCAACAATCAAATCCATGCACCAATCACAAACTATGGAG GGCTGTTCGTCTCCCATCGTCGTGAAGTTTGCCGACACGCAGAAGGACAAAGAGCAGAAGCGCATCGCCCAGCAGCTTCAGCAGCAGATGCAGCAGCTCAACGCTGCCTCAATGTGGGGGAACCTGACTGGGCTCAACTCTCTGGGCCCACAGTATCTGGCA CTCCTCCAGCAGTCTGCCACCTCTGGGAATACCCTCAACAACCTTCACCCCATGTCTG GGCTGAATGCCATGCAGAACCTGGCTGCTCTGGCAGCGGCGGCCAGCGCCACACAGGCCACGGGCAGCAGCGCTCTCACCACCTCTAGCAGTCCCCTCAGTGTGCTCACCAGCTCAG CAGGATCGTCACCCACCTCCTGTAACAACAACTCAGTGAACCCCATGGCCTCTTTAGGGGCGCTGCAGTCGTTGGCCGCAGGGGCTGGAGCCGGCCTCAACATGGGCTCACTTGCAG GGATGGCAGCCCTGAACGGTGGTCTAGGCAGCGGGGGCATGTCGAACGGAACTGGTAGCACCATGGAAGCCCTTACCCAGGCCTACTCCGGGATCCAGCAGTACGCTGCTGCTGCCCTCCCCAGCCTCTACAACCAGAGCCTGCTCTCCCAACAGAGTGTCAGTGCTGCAGGGAGCCAGAAGGAAG GCCCTGAGGGAGCCAACTTGTTCATATACCACCTCCCCCAGGAGTTTGGAGACCAGGACCTGCTCCAGATGTTCATGCCCTTTGGCAACGTTATTTCTGCTAAGGTGTTCATTGACAAGCAGACCAACCTCAGCAAGTGTTTTG GCTTTGTGAGTTACGACAATCCAGTCTCATCTCAGGCCGCCATTCAGTCGATGAACGGTTTCCAAATTGGTATGAAGCGACTAAAGGTGCAGCTGAAGCGATCCAAAAATGACAGCAAGCCATACTGA
- the LOC109885115 gene encoding CUGBP Elav-like family member 1 isoform X7 yields the protein MDSIDAEVLYLSTEQHGQPQCELPHTALEVPTMGGAKKMNGTLDHPDQPDIDAIKMFVGQIPRSWAEEQLRELFEPYGAVYEINVLRDRSQNPPQSKGCCFITYYARKSALEAQNALHNMKILPGMHHPVQMKPADSEKNNAVEDRKLFIGMISKKCNENDIRLMFSPYGQIEECRILRGPDGLSRGCAFITFTARQMAQSTIKSMHQSQTMEGCSSPIVVKFADTQKDKEQKRIAQQLQQQMQQLNAASMWGNLTGLNSLGPQYLALLQQSATSGNTLNNLHPMSGLNAMQNLAALAAAASATQATGSSALTTSSSPLSVLTSSGTGTGQQAHSSWDTYKAGSSPTSCNNNSVNPMASLGALQSLAAGAGAGLNMGSLAELLCLGMAALNGGLGSGGMSNGTGSTMEALTQAYSGIQQYAAAALPSLYNQSLLSQQSVSAAGSQKEGPEGANLFIYHLPQEFGDQDLLQMFMPFGNVISAKVFIDKQTNLSKCFGFVSYDNPVSSQAAIQSMNGFQIGMKRLKVQLKRSKNDSKPY from the exons GGCAAAGAAGATGAATGGGACCCTGGACCACCCAGACCAGCCCGACATCGATGCTATCAAGATGTTCGTTGGCCAGATCCCACGGTCCTGGGCAGAGGAACAGCTGCGGGAGCTTTTTGAGCCTTACGGCGCCGTCTACGAAATCAATGTGTTGCGTGACAGGAGTCAAAACCCCCCACAGAGCAAAG GTTGTTGTTTCATAACATATTACGCTCGCAAATCAGCGTTGGAAGCACAAAATGCCCTTCACAACATGAAAATTCTCCCTGGG ATGCATCACCCCGTTCAGATGAAGCCAGCTGACAGTGAGAAGAATAATG CGGTGGAAGACAGGAAGTTGTTCATAGGGATGATATCGAAAAAGTGTAATGAGAATGACATCAGACTTATGTTCTCGCCGTACGGACAGATCGAGGAATGTAGAATACTACGTGGGCCGGATGGACTGAGCCGTG GTTGTGCGTTTATCACTTTTACAGCAAGACAGATGGCACAGTCAACAATCAAATCCATGCACCAATCACAAACTATGGAG GGCTGTTCGTCTCCCATCGTCGTGAAGTTTGCCGACACGCAGAAGGACAAAGAGCAGAAGCGCATCGCCCAGCAGCTTCAGCAGCAGATGCAGCAGCTCAACGCTGCCTCAATGTGGGGGAACCTGACTGGGCTCAACTCTCTGGGCCCACAGTATCTGGCA CTCCTCCAGCAGTCTGCCACCTCTGGGAATACCCTCAACAACCTTCACCCCATGTCTG GGCTGAATGCCATGCAGAACCTGGCTGCTCTGGCAGCGGCGGCCAGCGCCACACAGGCCACGGGCAGCAGCGCTCTCACCACCTCTAGCAGTCCCCTCAGTGTGCTCACCAGCTCAGGTACGGGTACTGGACAGCAAGCACACTCATCATGGGACACCTACAAGG CAGGATCGTCACCCACCTCCTGTAACAACAACTCAGTGAACCCCATGGCCTCTTTAGGGGCGCTGCAGTCGTTGGCCGCAGGGGCTGGAGCCGGCCTCAACATGGGCTCACTTGCAG AGCTCCTGTGTCTAGGGATGGCAGCCCTGAACGGTGGTCTAGGCAGCGGGGGCATGTCGAACGGAACTGGTAGCACCATGGAAGCCCTTACCCAGGCCTACTCCGGGATCCAGCAGTACGCTGCTGCTGCCCTCCCCAGCCTCTACAACCAGAGCCTGCTCTCCCAACAGAGTGTCAGTGCTGCAGGGAGCCAGAAGGAAG GCCCTGAGGGAGCCAACTTGTTCATATACCACCTCCCCCAGGAGTTTGGAGACCAGGACCTGCTCCAGATGTTCATGCCCTTTGGCAACGTTATTTCTGCTAAGGTGTTCATTGACAAGCAGACCAACCTCAGCAAGTGTTTTG GCTTTGTGAGTTACGACAATCCAGTCTCATCTCAGGCCGCCATTCAGTCGATGAACGGTTTCCAAATTGGTATGAAGCGACTAAAGGTGCAGCTGAAGCGATCCAAAAATGACAGCAAGCCATACTGA
- the LOC109885115 gene encoding CUGBP Elav-like family member 1 isoform X14, whose amino-acid sequence MDSIDAEVLYLSTEQHGQPQCELPHTALEVPTMGGAKKMNGTLDHPDQPDIDAIKMFVGQIPRSWAEEQLRELFEPYGAVYEINVLRDRSQNPPQSKGCCFITYYARKSALEAQNALHNMKILPGMHHPVQMKPADSEKNNAVEDRKLFIGMISKKCNENDIRLMFSPYGQIEECRILRGPDGLSRGCAFITFTARQMAQSTIKSMHQSQTMEGCSSPIVVKFADTQKDKEQKRIAQQLQQQMQQLNAASMWGNLTGLNSLGPQYLALYLQLLQQSATSGNTLNNLHPMSGLNAMQNLAALAAAASATQATGSSALTTSSSPLSVLTSSAGSSPTSCNNNSVNPMASLGALQSLAAGAGAGLNMGSLAGMAALNGGLGSGGMSNGTGSTMEALTQAYSGIQQYAAAALPSLYNQSLLSQQSVSAAGSQKEGPEGANLFIYHLPQEFGDQDLLQMFMPFGNVISAKVFIDKQTNLSKCFGFVSYDNPVSSQAAIQSMNGFQIGMKRLKVQLKRSKNDSKPY is encoded by the exons GGCAAAGAAGATGAATGGGACCCTGGACCACCCAGACCAGCCCGACATCGATGCTATCAAGATGTTCGTTGGCCAGATCCCACGGTCCTGGGCAGAGGAACAGCTGCGGGAGCTTTTTGAGCCTTACGGCGCCGTCTACGAAATCAATGTGTTGCGTGACAGGAGTCAAAACCCCCCACAGAGCAAAG GTTGTTGTTTCATAACATATTACGCTCGCAAATCAGCGTTGGAAGCACAAAATGCCCTTCACAACATGAAAATTCTCCCTGGG ATGCATCACCCCGTTCAGATGAAGCCAGCTGACAGTGAGAAGAATAATG CGGTGGAAGACAGGAAGTTGTTCATAGGGATGATATCGAAAAAGTGTAATGAGAATGACATCAGACTTATGTTCTCGCCGTACGGACAGATCGAGGAATGTAGAATACTACGTGGGCCGGATGGACTGAGCCGTG GTTGTGCGTTTATCACTTTTACAGCAAGACAGATGGCACAGTCAACAATCAAATCCATGCACCAATCACAAACTATGGAG GGCTGTTCGTCTCCCATCGTCGTGAAGTTTGCCGACACGCAGAAGGACAAAGAGCAGAAGCGCATCGCCCAGCAGCTTCAGCAGCAGATGCAGCAGCTCAACGCTGCCTCAATGTGGGGGAACCTGACTGGGCTCAACTCTCTGGGCCCACAGTATCTGGCA CTTTATTTACAGCTCCTCCAGCAGTCTGCCACCTCTGGGAATACCCTCAACAACCTTCACCCCATGTCTG GGCTGAATGCCATGCAGAACCTGGCTGCTCTGGCAGCGGCGGCCAGCGCCACACAGGCCACGGGCAGCAGCGCTCTCACCACCTCTAGCAGTCCCCTCAGTGTGCTCACCAGCTCAG CAGGATCGTCACCCACCTCCTGTAACAACAACTCAGTGAACCCCATGGCCTCTTTAGGGGCGCTGCAGTCGTTGGCCGCAGGGGCTGGAGCCGGCCTCAACATGGGCTCACTTGCAG GGATGGCAGCCCTGAACGGTGGTCTAGGCAGCGGGGGCATGTCGAACGGAACTGGTAGCACCATGGAAGCCCTTACCCAGGCCTACTCCGGGATCCAGCAGTACGCTGCTGCTGCCCTCCCCAGCCTCTACAACCAGAGCCTGCTCTCCCAACAGAGTGTCAGTGCTGCAGGGAGCCAGAAGGAAG GCCCTGAGGGAGCCAACTTGTTCATATACCACCTCCCCCAGGAGTTTGGAGACCAGGACCTGCTCCAGATGTTCATGCCCTTTGGCAACGTTATTTCTGCTAAGGTGTTCATTGACAAGCAGACCAACCTCAGCAAGTGTTTTG GCTTTGTGAGTTACGACAATCCAGTCTCATCTCAGGCCGCCATTCAGTCGATGAACGGTTTCCAAATTGGTATGAAGCGACTAAAGGTGCAGCTGAAGCGATCCAAAAATGACAGCAAGCCATACTGA
- the LOC109885115 gene encoding CUGBP Elav-like family member 1 isoform X20, whose product MASFKLDFLPEMMVDHCSLNSSPVAKKMNGTLDHPDQPDIDAIKMFVGQIPRSWAEEQLRELFEPYGAVYEINVLRDRSQNPPQSKGCCFITYYARKSALEAQNALHNMKILPGMHHPVQMKPADSEKNNAVEDRKLFIGMISKKCNENDIRLMFSPYGQIEECRILRGPDGLSRGCAFITFTARQMAQSTIKSMHQSQTMEGCSSPIVVKFADTQKDKEQKRIAQQLQQQMQQLNAASMWGNLTGLNSLGPQYLALYLQLLQQSATSGNTLNNLHPMSGMSGLNAMQNLAALAAAASATQATGSSALTTSSSPLSVLTSSGTGTGQQAHSSWDTYKAGSSPTSCNNNSVNPMASLGALQSLAAGAGAGLNMGSLAELLCLGMAALNGGLGSGGMSNGTGSTMEALTQAYSGIQQYAAAALPSLYNQSLLSQQSVSAAGSQKEGPEGANLFIYHLPQEFGDQDLLQMFMPFGNVISAKVFIDKQTNLSKCFGFVSYDNPVSSQAAIQSMNGFQIGMKRLKVQLKRSKNDSKPY is encoded by the exons GGCAAAGAAGATGAATGGGACCCTGGACCACCCAGACCAGCCCGACATCGATGCTATCAAGATGTTCGTTGGCCAGATCCCACGGTCCTGGGCAGAGGAACAGCTGCGGGAGCTTTTTGAGCCTTACGGCGCCGTCTACGAAATCAATGTGTTGCGTGACAGGAGTCAAAACCCCCCACAGAGCAAAG GTTGTTGTTTCATAACATATTACGCTCGCAAATCAGCGTTGGAAGCACAAAATGCCCTTCACAACATGAAAATTCTCCCTGGG ATGCATCACCCCGTTCAGATGAAGCCAGCTGACAGTGAGAAGAATAATG CGGTGGAAGACAGGAAGTTGTTCATAGGGATGATATCGAAAAAGTGTAATGAGAATGACATCAGACTTATGTTCTCGCCGTACGGACAGATCGAGGAATGTAGAATACTACGTGGGCCGGATGGACTGAGCCGTG GTTGTGCGTTTATCACTTTTACAGCAAGACAGATGGCACAGTCAACAATCAAATCCATGCACCAATCACAAACTATGGAG GGCTGTTCGTCTCCCATCGTCGTGAAGTTTGCCGACACGCAGAAGGACAAAGAGCAGAAGCGCATCGCCCAGCAGCTTCAGCAGCAGATGCAGCAGCTCAACGCTGCCTCAATGTGGGGGAACCTGACTGGGCTCAACTCTCTGGGCCCACAGTATCTGGCA CTTTATTTACAGCTCCTCCAGCAGTCTGCCACCTCTGGGAATACCCTCAACAACCTTCACCCCATGTCTGGTATGTCAg GGCTGAATGCCATGCAGAACCTGGCTGCTCTGGCAGCGGCGGCCAGCGCCACACAGGCCACGGGCAGCAGCGCTCTCACCACCTCTAGCAGTCCCCTCAGTGTGCTCACCAGCTCAGGTACGGGTACTGGACAGCAAGCACACTCATCATGGGACACCTACAAGG CAGGATCGTCACCCACCTCCTGTAACAACAACTCAGTGAACCCCATGGCCTCTTTAGGGGCGCTGCAGTCGTTGGCCGCAGGGGCTGGAGCCGGCCTCAACATGGGCTCACTTGCAG AGCTCCTGTGTCTAGGGATGGCAGCCCTGAACGGTGGTCTAGGCAGCGGGGGCATGTCGAACGGAACTGGTAGCACCATGGAAGCCCTTACCCAGGCCTACTCCGGGATCCAGCAGTACGCTGCTGCTGCCCTCCCCAGCCTCTACAACCAGAGCCTGCTCTCCCAACAGAGTGTCAGTGCTGCAGGGAGCCAGAAGGAAG GCCCTGAGGGAGCCAACTTGTTCATATACCACCTCCCCCAGGAGTTTGGAGACCAGGACCTGCTCCAGATGTTCATGCCCTTTGGCAACGTTATTTCTGCTAAGGTGTTCATTGACAAGCAGACCAACCTCAGCAAGTGTTTTG GCTTTGTGAGTTACGACAATCCAGTCTCATCTCAGGCCGCCATTCAGTCGATGAACGGTTTCCAAATTGGTATGAAGCGACTAAAGGTGCAGCTGAAGCGATCCAAAAATGACAGCAAGCCATACTGA
- the LOC109885115 gene encoding CUGBP Elav-like family member 1 isoform X12 — MDSIDAEVLYLSTEQHGQPQCELPHTALEVPTMGGAKKMNGTLDHPDQPDIDAIKMFVGQIPRSWAEEQLRELFEPYGAVYEINVLRDRSQNPPQSKGCCFITYYARKSALEAQNALHNMKILPGMHHPVQMKPADSEKNNAVEDRKLFIGMISKKCNENDIRLMFSPYGQIEECRILRGPDGLSRGCAFITFTARQMAQSTIKSMHQSQTMEGCSSPIVVKFADTQKDKEQKRIAQQLQQQMQQLNAASMWGNLTGLNSLGPQYLALYLQLLQQSATSGNTLNNLHPMSGMSGLNAMQNLAALAAAASATQATGSSALTTSSSPLSVLTSSAGSSPTSCNNNSVNPMASLGALQSLAAGAGAGLNMGSLAGMAALNGGLGSGGMSNGTGSTMEALTQAYSGIQQYAAAALPSLYNQSLLSQQSVSAAGSQKEGPEGANLFIYHLPQEFGDQDLLQMFMPFGNVISAKVFIDKQTNLSKCFGFVSYDNPVSSQAAIQSMNGFQIGMKRLKVQLKRSKNDSKPY, encoded by the exons GGCAAAGAAGATGAATGGGACCCTGGACCACCCAGACCAGCCCGACATCGATGCTATCAAGATGTTCGTTGGCCAGATCCCACGGTCCTGGGCAGAGGAACAGCTGCGGGAGCTTTTTGAGCCTTACGGCGCCGTCTACGAAATCAATGTGTTGCGTGACAGGAGTCAAAACCCCCCACAGAGCAAAG GTTGTTGTTTCATAACATATTACGCTCGCAAATCAGCGTTGGAAGCACAAAATGCCCTTCACAACATGAAAATTCTCCCTGGG ATGCATCACCCCGTTCAGATGAAGCCAGCTGACAGTGAGAAGAATAATG CGGTGGAAGACAGGAAGTTGTTCATAGGGATGATATCGAAAAAGTGTAATGAGAATGACATCAGACTTATGTTCTCGCCGTACGGACAGATCGAGGAATGTAGAATACTACGTGGGCCGGATGGACTGAGCCGTG GTTGTGCGTTTATCACTTTTACAGCAAGACAGATGGCACAGTCAACAATCAAATCCATGCACCAATCACAAACTATGGAG GGCTGTTCGTCTCCCATCGTCGTGAAGTTTGCCGACACGCAGAAGGACAAAGAGCAGAAGCGCATCGCCCAGCAGCTTCAGCAGCAGATGCAGCAGCTCAACGCTGCCTCAATGTGGGGGAACCTGACTGGGCTCAACTCTCTGGGCCCACAGTATCTGGCA CTTTATTTACAGCTCCTCCAGCAGTCTGCCACCTCTGGGAATACCCTCAACAACCTTCACCCCATGTCTGGTATGTCAg GGCTGAATGCCATGCAGAACCTGGCTGCTCTGGCAGCGGCGGCCAGCGCCACACAGGCCACGGGCAGCAGCGCTCTCACCACCTCTAGCAGTCCCCTCAGTGTGCTCACCAGCTCAG CAGGATCGTCACCCACCTCCTGTAACAACAACTCAGTGAACCCCATGGCCTCTTTAGGGGCGCTGCAGTCGTTGGCCGCAGGGGCTGGAGCCGGCCTCAACATGGGCTCACTTGCAG GGATGGCAGCCCTGAACGGTGGTCTAGGCAGCGGGGGCATGTCGAACGGAACTGGTAGCACCATGGAAGCCCTTACCCAGGCCTACTCCGGGATCCAGCAGTACGCTGCTGCTGCCCTCCCCAGCCTCTACAACCAGAGCCTGCTCTCCCAACAGAGTGTCAGTGCTGCAGGGAGCCAGAAGGAAG GCCCTGAGGGAGCCAACTTGTTCATATACCACCTCCCCCAGGAGTTTGGAGACCAGGACCTGCTCCAGATGTTCATGCCCTTTGGCAACGTTATTTCTGCTAAGGTGTTCATTGACAAGCAGACCAACCTCAGCAAGTGTTTTG GCTTTGTGAGTTACGACAATCCAGTCTCATCTCAGGCCGCCATTCAGTCGATGAACGGTTTCCAAATTGGTATGAAGCGACTAAAGGTGCAGCTGAAGCGATCCAAAAATGACAGCAAGCCATACTGA